A window of the Acipenser ruthenus chromosome 30, fAciRut3.2 maternal haplotype, whole genome shotgun sequence genome harbors these coding sequences:
- the LOC117426844 gene encoding ubiquitin carboxyl-terminal hydrolase 49 has product MDRCKHVGRLRLAQDHSILNPQKWRCVDCQTTESVWACLKCSHVACGHYMEEHALKHFQESRHPLAMEVHERNVFCYLCDDYVLNDNAEGDLKLLRGALSTVVRGPEGDPSKPSRRSLRSLASGESPSSQPHGESGRQPAMQTALWHRRQALLSKSLRAWFGKSSRGQQRLEEERRKQEQEKRKEELRLRRMEVKQRLLEELASSPPRKSARLLTQAPREHAIIPRKFRDPPERTPLLSRRSLGGARKRRRCYPSSRRKVTPGVTGLRNLGNTCYMNSILQVLSHLQKFRECFLTLDLCETEELLAKTSGVNKSRVVNGTPHSNGGTGRNDKPGGLSGSKQSLPPSLNAAELVQPKEPRSSRQMSLCHELHTLFRVMWSGRWALVSPFAMLHSVWNLIPAFRGYDQQDAQEFLCELLDKVQQELESEGTKRKIVIPFSQRKLTKQVLKVVNTIFHGQLLSQVTCLTCNYKSNTVEPFWDLSLEFPERYHCVKKGAAATAYHSDCTLTEMLAKFTETEALEGRIYACDQCNSKRRKSSPKPLVLAEACKQLLIYRLPQVLRLHLKRFRWSGRNHREKIGVHVTFDQVLNMESYCCRDSLSSIHRESFTYDLSAVVMHHGKGFGSGHYTSYCYNTEGGFWVHCNDSKMNVCSVEEVCNTQAYILFYTQRSVQQTSVA; this is encoded by the exons ATGGATCGATGCAAACACGTGGGCAGGCTGCGTCTGGCCCAGGACCACTCCATCCTGAACCCCCAGAAATGGCGCTGCGTAGACTGCCAAACCACAGAGTCAGTGTGGGCCTGCCTCAAATGCTCGCACGTGGCCTGTGGGCACTACATGGAGGAGCATGCCCTGAAACACTTCCAGGAGTCGCGGCACCCGCTCGCCATGGAGGTCCACGAGCGCAACGTCTTCTGCTACCTGTGCGACGACTATGTGCTCAATGACAACGCCGAGGGGGACCTGAAGCTGCTGAGGGGGGCCCTGAGCACCGTGGTGCGTGGCCCGGAGGGAGACCCCTCCAAGCCCAGCCGCCGCAGCCTGCGCTCCCTGGCCTCCGGGGAGAGCCCCAGCTCCCAGCCCCATGGCGAGTCCGGCAGGCAGCCTGCCATGCAGACAGCTCTGTGGCACCGGCGCCAAGCCCTGCTCAGCAAGTCCCTGAGAGCCTGGTTCGGGAAGAGCTCCCGGGGCCAGCAGCGGCTGGAGGAGGAGCGGAGGAAGCAGGAGCAGGAGAAGAGGAAGGAGGAACTGAGGCTGCGGAGGATGGAGGTGAAGCAGCGGCTGCTGGAAGAGCTGGCCAGCTCCCCTCCTAGGAAAAGTGCCAGGCTGCTGACGCAGGCGCCCAGAGAGCACGCCATCATCCCCAGGAAGTTTCGGGATCCCCCCGAGCGGACGCCCCTGCTCTCTCGGAGGTCGCTGGGCGGCGCTCGAAAGCGGCGGAGATGCTATCCCTCGTCTAGGCGGAAGGTGACCCCTGGGGTGACGGGTCTGAGGAACCTGGGGAACACCTGCTACATGAATTCGATCCTGCAAGTGCTGAGCCACCTCCAGAAGTTCCGGGAGTGCTTCCTCACGCTGGACCTCTGTGAGACTGAGGAGCTCCTGGCCAAAACCTCGGGGGTCAACAAGTCCAGGGTCGTGAACGGGACCCCCCACTCGAACGGTGGGACGGGCCGCAATGACAAGCCGGGGGGGCTGTCCGGCAGTAAGCAGAGCCTGCCCCCGAGCCTGAACGCGGCTGAACTGGTGCAGCCCAAAGAGCCGCGGTCCTCCCGGCAGATGTCTCTGTGCCACGAGCTGCACACGCTGTTCAGGGTGATGTGGTCAGGGCGCTGGGCCCTGGTCTCCCCCTTCGCCATGCTGCACTCCGTATGGAACCTGATCCCGGCGTTCCGAGGCTACGACCAGCAGGACGCGCAGGAGTTCCTATGCGAGCTGCTGGACAAGGTGCAGCAGGAACTGGAGTCGGAGGGGACCAAGCGCAAGATCGTCATCCCCTTCTCCCAGAGGAAGCTCACCAAGCAGGTGCTGAAGGTCGTCAACACCATATTCCATGGGCAGctgctcagccag GTGACCTGCTTGACCTGTAACTACAAGTCGAACACAGTGGAGCCGTTCTGGGATCTGTCCCTGGAGTTTCCGGAGCGCTATCACTGTGTGAAGAAGGGGGCCGCAGCCACTGCCTATCACAGCGACTGCACGCTCACGGAGATGCTGGCAAAGTTCACAGAGACCGAAGCTCTGGAGGGGAGGATTTATGCCTGCGACCAGTGCAACA GTAAAAGGCGGAAGTCGTCCCCAAAGCCTCTGGTACTCGCGGAAGCGTGCAAACAGTTACTGATCTACAGGCTACCTCAGGTCCTGCGGCTGCATCTCAAGAGATTCAG GTGGTCCGGTCGCAATCACAGAGAGAAGATTGGCGTGCACGTGACGTTCGACCAGGTTTTGAACATGGAGTCTTACTGCTGCAGGGACTCTCTGTCCTCGATCCACAGGGAGAGCTTTACCTACGACCTGTCTGCCGTCGTCATGCACCACGGCAAGGGGTTCGGCTCAGGACACTACACCTCGTACTGCTACAACACTGAGGGGG GTTTCTGGGTTCACTGTAATGACTCCAAGATGAACGTGTGTAGTGTGGAGGAAGTGTGTAACACCCAGGCCTATATCCTCTTCTATACTCAGCGATCAGTGCAGCAGACCAGCGTGGCTTGA